acgacaaaaaaatgTGCTTTGAGCCTTGACcgatcaaagagagagagaaagaacttttgaaaaagtttgaataggGACAATCACgtgaaaaaattatgttttcaaaaactCTCTGAAcgattttcaattgatcgaaaaacaaattcgatcaatcgaaaattacattcgatttttagaccccttaaaacacaactagaTTAACCTAATCAAtcagccaagtgattacttagtcaaattatttaaatctaggttaactcaaatatatcatatcattgtaaagtgcagaaaataaataacacaacaataagataacccaggaaaaccaaaccggtaaaaaacttagagaggatttaacctaattatcctcaaggtaaaacagatccactatagaaaattcaaatttacacaatagcgacttagatcactaacatcctattgctacctaaAGTAGGAAACTTACGACCACGATCACATGAcaactccgaatccacggactacttctctCTTGGATTCACAACAAgtacaagtactcccacttgtgtatctttaagctctttatgcagcaaccaAACTGATCATCAAactcttgacataatcttgattcttgataactctaagtatatgtgaaggcaaatacctctagatctcacaagagattcacatacACAGTATAAACaacaacactaaaacgtggttagggtttttccttttatacttaaggcaaaacataaaaccctacacgtcaaatgggagttggaaatttctgcaaaaaaaataatttgcacaagcttcaatcgatcgagcttaattctcgatcgatcgagtcaggcagatttacacagtaaatcctgtagtacactcaattccaactttacacataaacatactttgaaCAAGTCTAAAATAAGACTAAACATTTTGGTCATGGTTTgtcaacattacaaaatgaagttttaatacatttaaacctaaagtcttagaacttaacaacttagataaattattcagatctaagttaacacaataaaatcatatcatacaaataatgcggaaatataaagaacacacgatatgataacttaagaaaaccaaaccggtaaaaaacttgaggaggatttaacctaactatccttaaggtaaaacagatctactatgaaagaattaaaatttgtacaataagacatagaccactaacatcctatttgataggccaaaaatgtattgaccccttgtgatgaattaacttaattaattagtcaaattaattaattaattcaatttgcatgcaacaagcatggtagcacaaataaatcaccaaataactaaatacagcggaaattaaattgatacagtgatttgtttacgaatgggggaAACCTGCACGGCAAAAACTCTAccggatgattttaaggtcaccactttcgagaattcattattatcataacaaacggttacaagtaaaggaatcccaatactttataccaacctacagttgaagcctttaccctaatacccaattagacttgttctgtagtgacaatctctcattttcaatgcacggctcctaatacatgactaaccaattcgatgcgCAGATTCTAATACTTGGCTTACTCACCagcttgagaaagatgttggctgtaaatttttttagttcatcacacgatgaagatcatgaaactacttggttacaaaaccctataatgtacaaacacaacagcttcttcaagaaaaagatgaactagggcaaactctgtctccgatcacaatttgcatgaacgcAACCTTTGACTGCccttaaaaaaatctttatatatgtttaagattgtgaaaaaagaaaacctaaatatGTATTCACGGATTGGATTGAAATTAGCTctaaaaaactgaatttcataaacctcgatagatagcttatctgtCGAGATAGCTTATCTGTCAAGATAGCTATTAAGCATCGAGTTTCagcagctttttaaacctcgatagatactagttgTCGAGTTTTGAAATCCAACactttttcatttgtttcttggacagatttgcatggttttaacacttaatcttgaaactttgttctttgaagcattaaacacatcctagatctacccaattacaagtaaagtgtgttttatcaaatgattagccaattctatattggcatatgttcctaacatcaaatcatatatgtcctaacactatTGCTAattcgagtagaaaacttactaccacaaccatgtgacagctccgagtccacagactacttctttccttgatccactgCAACCACAAGTTGTCCTACTTATGACTTtaagactccactcaaaggttttggatcttctttaagttctttatgCAGTAATTGAAGCAATCACCAAGTTCTTAAcctgaatcttgatcttgataaccctaagtgtgtatgaaagtaaacacctttagatctcacaagagatttaacACATAGCACATCAAAAAGACTCAAAAACTTAGctagagtttttctttttatacttggagtaaaacataaaaccctacacattaTATGGGCTTGGGTTGAAttggaaattttgcaaaaaaataaatctgcacgagattcgatcgatcgagtctaattttcgatcaatcaagcCTTGCATATTTAGcccaataaattctgcaatcactcgattcaaattttacaaataaacacactttgaacaaccctaaacctaaactctatgttttgatcatggtttgtcaacacattacaaattgaagttctaatacattcaGTTCCTAAAGTTTTATAACCTAACAGAAACAAAATAACTCTAACATGTCTAGAGCTAAACCTTTTCGActgcatggtttttttttttttttcttaacaatcTCTATCTACTTACATAAGCAATGTGCAGTAATGTATTCatccaaggaaaaagaaagtagCATGCGGTAGTTAGGGCATCTCAAATAGCCTCTCTAAAACTATGTTTGGAGagcaaacccacaaaaattaGCTCCAACAACCTTttcaaattgtaaaaaatagaGTAGATAAGCTACAGTACTCTCCACACATGAAAAGTTACTATTGCTCttcaaatgaatttttatgACTAAAAtattcaactctctctctctttttctgtgCACATtaagaataaagaataaaaataatatttaaatgtaaTAGAGAATAGTTAGAGAGTCTGttgaaaaatgtatttgaaaaagtaggtaaGTAAAATTGTTTGCTCTCCAAACAGAGTGAAAATTTGACTAAGTTGCTGAAGATGCTTATGCATATGCTCAAGGCCCCTTAAGTTGAAACTGTAAGAGGAGACCTGACAACCCATCCTTAGTCAAATCCTTTCAATAGTCTCGATAAAGTTCCAttccctttatatatatatttactaaaaGTTTATTCAGtcaatatacattttttttaattaacaacttAGAGTATCCACAGCAGTGAagttaaaaatttagcaatttagctctaccaaaagttattttatctattttacctacacacatgctacagtagtggatctattttagctttcaacataataaaataatataaatatcacaataaaataatatatctactacaataaaataatctatCTCACTACAATAAAAACACCACAAACCGATCCACCAACACGGCCAACCAAGAACAACCGCCCACAACCACCCAACAACAACCACTGCCAACCAAAAACAACCGCCCACAACCACCCAACAACAACTAGCAAGCCAAGAACAACCACCCACAACCACTgccaaaaattcaaattagtcAAAAACTACCACACAAATCACCACCATCAACATAATTCCcaagccaccaccaccatcagaAACCCAACCCACTCCACTGCCCATCAAAACCCACTGCAAAACACACTGAAATCCACTTAAACCCATTGTGAAACAAATTGAAACCCACtgtaaaacccaacccaacccaccgcCACCAGCCACCACCGCCCACACCCAGTGCCACAGCCACCGATGCCCATTGCCAAACCCATCGATACccaacccacaaacccaaaatcaaatcacaaactcaaacccactttgaaatcaaacacaaattcaAACTAAAATCCCTTCTTTTCATGAAACCCAGAGAAACCCATGAAACCCAGAGAAACCCACGAAATCCGCGGCGCTCTTGAGTTCGATAAATGCAGTGCCGGTGGAGCTTGGATCAATGATGAAGCTTAGGTCGGCAATGGAGCTTGGATCAGCGGTGAGATGGAGGACTAGGCTTGTCGGCGTTGGGTGAGAAGTGAGATGGAGGACTGGGCGAGATGGGTCAGCGGCATGGGACGGCAACGTGGGCGATGACGATGAAGATCAACTATGAAGATCTAGAATAGATCAGCGAAGCAGAGAGTagatgagggagagaaaaaaaaatgagaaggaaagaggaagaaagaagggaagccaaagagagagagagaaaaaagaaagaaagaaagagaaaatatttttttaatggaggaggagagagaaattcaataaaataatatatatatatatatattttagctctcatgaatagtgcacatctatctatagatgtgcactgtagcaatggagttaaaaattatagatttagctccactgctgtgagtATGATTTTGGGGTTTAAGGagctaaaatatagcaatatagcACCACTGCTATGAGTGCTCTTAGGCACACATATCTATCAtgccaataaataaataaataaacttaggCAAGCATGATGCATCTATTGAAATAGAGGTATGGAAGTCAGATTTAGGCAATAATGAATATCTTGATGGGAATGTACACAAAATTTCTAGATTTGTGAGATgcaacaataaagaaaaaatataggctaaaaaaaagtaatcacacacaagacagtatttacgtgATTCAGCAATTTACCTACATCCACAGAGTTGTAAGGATTTCACTATTCTcaaggaaaaatacaagataTGATAGTATagttttcttttacaaaaataacatgaaaccctaatttttaaaataacagTTTTTATATCCTGCGCACAAGATTCACAACAGGTTACAAAACAAGCCAAAAAAACTTTCCGCACGTatctaaagaagaaaaatcaataaaatgaaaCCAATAAATAGTGTGTTGATGTTGTAGATGATCTAGTGTTGATGTGGGTATTGTTGCATCAATATCCCCTATCCTCTTCTACCATCCTTTCAAATTTTGGCAAAATCAAATTATGAGTGACTTTAGTGATTGAAAGAATAGCGTTGACATTGTGGATGATACAAGAACGTAATCACTTATATCACTATCTAAATATGTACTCTAGATCCTCCATGTGATTAAGAGATAAACATTCCAACACTAATTAGTACTTGTAATTTGAGTTTAGAGAATATGTTACTACCATAAATACAATTTATTATGAAAACTTGATATGGTGACATTCATTATCAAGTAAATAATTCCATCCCATTAATTTCAATGGTACCATCCTCCATTCAAGTAAATAGAACTATATCTTTTAGTCCTTGTAAATTTGAGGGGATTAGTTCAGTTTTTCATTAGacaaatcaaacaatttaatCATTTTCATCATTCTTATCATTGAACCTAGATGTAGGTGTTGCAAATACATTTATATGTATACTCAACAATAACCAAGTCTTggtttcaaaatttatatttataatcacATGCCAAACATCTTCGCTTGCTTGATCACTATCTATACTTGTGTATTCCAAACACGTATTAATAACAAGGATTAAGAAGTAATTGTGCAAGTGCTATTATATGCTTGGGTTCGATGTTTCTTATCATATGCACGATTAAGGACTAATAGGCATTCAGCTTGATGATGAAATTTAGGCCTGATAAGGTTCAAAACAACTCGGAAATTTGAGTTCAACCTCATTCGAAAAATTAGTGGTAATCCCATTCCAGACTCTAGCTTGTCTTGCATGTTTCTTCCAGCACCATACATTGGTTTATTCTTCGTTTCTACATATAAGTGGTACAATGTGGAGCCACTCTCAGCATATAGCTTTGGACCCTATACATAACAAACCCATTATCAAAGATTTCggccaaaataaataataacagcAATAAAAAGTAAGAGGTAATCACAGCAATATTACATGTATATAAGTACCAATATTACCTACACATATGAAGCATATACATGAAAGCTTTGCACTCTAACCCTGGTTTTTTcatgtaaattaaaattttgatcctTCAAATATAGAGTATGTACAATTTTGGTTCCTTAATTTTAAATGTTCTAATccagttttttaaattttaaaaaaatggtccttgtctttctttttcttttttggcaatttcttatttgcaattttaataccttaaaatatacaataattatCTTATACATCTGACATGTACATCATCTCTCTCACAACATATAAACCTGACATACTATTGAAATACATATTGTGAAATAGAAGACACATATGTGATATGTCGAATGCATAAGTTACCTTTTCTAAAATATTCGGTTTAGTCTTGGTCCCTTAAATATAGAGTGACTTAGAACTACAAAAAAGACTAATGGTCTGTTTAGATGGAAGAGGGAAGGAGGGAGAGTGAAGGGGAGTAAAAtagagttggctaaaaataaactaattttgtgctaaatctcCCTCTCTCTTAATCCAAACGAACCATAAGTAAATAAATCGTTACATTTGTGAAATGTGAGGGACTAAAATTGAACTCTTGGCCAACGCTTCATAATTCcataaagagttttttttccttgtgaTGCACCTAAAGCCCATTTTGGCCCATGGATTTCCAAAATTTCTGATCTAAGTTCACAATAAGCACCAAACTTTTAGGTCCAAGAGAGGTTAGCTTTCCACAAAAGTTAATATTCCAATAAATATTAGTTTCAAGTTGTATATACAATataatgtgtttatatatatataatgcaacTTTTTGTTAATGTTACACTCTTCcatatcattttttaatttacaaataTCTGATAAAATTGttccaaattccaaaataaatattgttcaTTCAAAACTTAGTTGCCATGTTCAAGAAACAAAGAGTTCAACTCATGTAGATAAGAAAATTTATGATGTCTTGGATTTACTTACATATGACATTGCGAAAGTGAGGCGACCAAATGACATTTCCATTATTGGAGGATTAatgtgaaggccaaagagctTGGACTTGTTATCAATCACTAAATTGATGGTACAATTGTAGGTGAGTATTTTAGTTGTAACACCTGAGGCATCCACTCCTTCCCCTAGCACAAATTGGCTAATTCCTGCAATCTGCAACATGTATTTATTACACATAAGAAAGAAGTGAATATAAATTGTACCTTAACATATTCATGTCTCATTAAGTTAATATTagctctttttattattttatttcttttaagttaaaaataaaataaagacagaCACatcaataaagaaaattaaaaagagtatgattttgaataaaataaaatgaagaaaaagaatgcaTATGACCAATTCtaactaatttgttgaggattTCTAGTTAACTCCAAATTTTGGAATAAAGACTTTGGTGTTTTTGTTACTATGTTTGACTTATCTACTTatgtaaaactttttaaattgtcaactttctctctctttttcattttttattattattttattttacataatgcTCAACTAGACAAATAAAGTAAATAGAAATGAACACCTAGCCAGTCATTGCTTAGGCAAAGTAATGATCTTAGGCACATGGACTGCTTTGTGCTGTGGAACTTGAACATTTTTATGTTTCCCTTTGGGCTATTGCAACTTTAGTCAATTCAATCATGGGACTAGGCcaaaccttttttattttttggtcatGATTCTGGTCATACATCAATGTTTCAATTTCAACTGTACAGTCTACCTTTTCTCcacaaagagaaaaaagaaaaaagcagagGCTAACTTTGGGCCAATCTGCAACCTCAACCCTCAGTACAAGTTACCCATCCAGTCTAAAGTTTGGGTTCCTAAAAATTCCTTTATGACCCTATACTTTATTGTCTAACACTAATGAGACAAGTAATGTAGTATGGGCCTAACAATGTTGAGAATTCTGTACCTATAATTTCGGCCCCTGATAGGAGACATTTTGGGTCTTCCTAAGTTTTCTGTCCATTAGGTTAGCTCTTTACATTGactaatgcttttttttttttttttgggtcttcatATGTATGATTATATGTACACTGTTGGCTAAAGCTTTCATGCATGTAACCAACAATATCAACCCATTACAAACCTTCTATCCCATTTTTTACTGTCCATTTTATATATACTTCATTAGTTACAATTTGTCCATGTATTCCAACCAAagtttaatatgaaaaaaaaaataaataaataagtaaaccagACACATAATAtaccacaattttttatttattttttttttttggttgagaaacaaTATATCACAATTGATATATCACAAAATGAAGGGAAAACATAAAGCAACTCAGTATCAACCAACCTagtaaaatcaagaaaattcatAATAAAGAAAGAGCTAGAGCTAGTGTGTGACACACTCTTTGAATCGTGAAgcacatttattttatatagaaaCAAAGTTTGGCTCCAAATATAATTAGAGTTATTTTTTCCAACTCATTACATAGTGATTTATAAgtctatttattatattatttaaacaaatcacaTGACTGCAAATAAACGGTCTCTTTAATCACTACAATCATGGGTTCGAACAAAATAGCTCCAACATGTTTGGAGATAAACTTTTTTAATtgcataggttttttttttttttttttttccatcaatcTCTATCTGCTTACATAAGAAATGTACATTAATGTATTcatccaaggaaaaaaaaaaaaaaaaaaaaaaaaaaaaaaaaaaagtagcatgTGGCAGTTATGCATAACCTCAAGGTCCCTTAAGTTGAAACTGTAAGGCTCCATTTGGTTGGAATGAAAATAGGAGggatggaaaagaagaaaggaaaatagggaagaaaatgatattttctctTGTTTGATTTAGAAGAGAAAAcacaaaagatgaaaaatattgGAGAAAAAAATCCACCCAGGCCCATAAATTTTTATCCTCCCGATTTGGGtggaaaattgagaagaaaagagagaaaatgggagCTTAGCACTTGAATTACATATTTTCCCCTCCAAGTTACTGTGTTATATGTaagttttttcccttttttattttactattttattatgGGAACTTGCATGAGCTTGTGAGTCAGGTCATTGACGCTGgtcttttcttcctttgttttccttctttctttctttctttttttttttttttttttttttgaaaaaaaaaagttttgggttCTTGAACTTCTtatcctctttttattttatttttttaatgaagaaatcattcatacatatttttttaataaaaatataatgtattattttgttttacctAAATTGGATATAATGGTAACTTTAtacaaactttattttctatcctctcacttttcttctcaaccaaagaaaagagtttttcatccctccacttttctaCCTTCCCATCCAAACACATACGAGAAAAAACTAAATCTTTTCTATCATCTcttcattttctatcctcccactttttcacTCTCCTAatcaaacggaccctaagagGAGATCCGACAACCCATCCTTAGTCAAATCCTTTCAATAGTCTCAATAAAGTTTCATTCCCTTTgtctatataatatatatttactaaAAGTTTATTCCGACAATacacctttttaaaaaaaaaaaattaataacttaggCATGCGTCTATCCAgccaataaacaaataaattaacttAGGCATGCATGATGCATCCACTAGATTTTAAACTTAAAGTCTcatcatctaatttttttcttaaaagagAGGTTTTATTTTGAACTAGGTTGACTAAATTGTCTATTAAAATCTATTTACCaaatcataaaaatacaataaataatataatctcCTAAATATAGGGTTTGTGTTCATTCAGAAGAGctcattttcattaataataaatttggtttaaaaaataaactacacAAAACTAGGATAgaataagttcaaaaaaaatgaataaactgtttttttttttttaaataaaaagctTGACATTAATGATCCGTAAGAGAGAAAGATGTAGTACCTTGATGGATAACTTGGGTGGTGGTGGCTCTGTAGCAATGTAAAACACAAGCAATGCAATTCCCAAGCTCAGTATTGCCCTCCAACATATTTGCAAGCAAATCCACAGACATGAATCAGAATTACGATAAGTACAATACCTTCTCCAAAACCCTCTTCCTCTCCCATAATATAATTCTTTCTCATCattctcttcctcctcctcatcGTCATCAACCCCTCCATGATGATCAACAATGATCAAACGGTTCTCACAATTCTCATGAGTCCCGGCTGTCCCATTGCTTTGAACATCATAAGCAATAAGACTATTATTCTTCTTTTCATGCAAGATTAGTGAGTTGTTTGATCCACGAGAGGAAGAGTAGCGTGAGAGAGTGAAACGTGAGGCTTCGATGCTGTGGTTTGGGTTTGTGGGGTTTGTGAGGAAGGTTTCTGAGCGAACTGGGGAGtggaatgtggattcatcaatGTTGTTGGTTCTAATGTCAGTGCTGTTGGCATGGGAAATAGTGGAAGGGCTTTGGACATAGTAGGCACAAGGGTAGGAGTGAAACAGAGCTTCTTGGTCTTCAACACCATCCATTCTATTGTTAGacattttgagagagagagagagagaggatgatTTCTCTGACATGGGGAAGGGTCTTAATTAGTAGGGTTTATAAAGCTGATAAAGAGAGGTTGCTTTTTTGAGAGGGTGAGATGTTTGGCTTGGCTTTGAGAATTTGAGCCATTTTAGAGCCAAAACTTTTTACAATaatcttttttgataattgttGACATGTTGTTATTGGGTTATATTAAGATTCATGGTAATTGGTGACATTATGGTATTTgttaacaaattattttaagaaattttttacatcacttttatgagaaatataaaatgttatcaaaaaaattaatattttttttcataaaagatttctaaaaaatatttaaactaaTGCTCTTAATACATTCGTTTACTTTTCctcttatattaaaaatggtATCGGCCATGTGTAAATAATGTTGTGCCAATTACAATTTATCATATCAATAAGTTATTAATGAAACTGTGAAATTTGTTGTCCTTAGCATTTTACTTTCCACTAAGAACTCTAAGGAATTCTCTTTGTAAGCTTTTTAGTACTAGCTAGTACCAATTAATAAAGAGTTTTTATTACAAAGAACAAATAATTCTCATTTCTCATTAAAAGAATATCATTAGTATGTGCCATTATTGTAGGAGCAAAATAGACTATAAACTATAAACTGTATATATGTTCCAAAAGTGATGATATGAGAGCATGGCTATTGACTTATTGTGTGGGGGGGAAAACATGGGGATGATGATAACTAGATAGGGTAGGTTTATCCTTTACTAGTAAGTGACGAAAATAGTTTTCTCCttccattttaggaaaaaatgctTTCAATTAATCACTGAAATTCATTAGAATTACCAATTTCTGGGTTTAGGACATATATGTTTAGTTTAAGTCATTTGGGTTGGTTCAATAAGGTTTAACCAGCTAGGTGAAATTGATGGaccaattaaatattataaagatGTTCGAAtcgttttttattgtttataacAAATAactatttaataataataataagaattgaGGATAAGAACCTAAGTCTAGGTTCTTACAAATcctttttatccaaaaaaaaaaaaaaaaaaggttcttacATATCCAAGTACTCcaaatttataattcaacttaATGATGCAATCTTTATTATATGGTAAACCTTGTTTGACAATGTTatcattattaataataatgaccaaaaaaattataatattttcccTATTCTTTTGGAAAACAAAAAGCGCACCGCCAAAGTCACTTTAGTTTAGAGTGTGGCCAAgccatataaaaattatatccgATAATTAAGGGAGAGCCACTTCCCTAGAAACTAGCATATGCTTTTACACCGAATTGTCTCTCTTTTTGGACATCTTAGGAATCATAGCAAAgtcctcattaaaaaaaaattaaaataaaataaaatcctcataaaaaatttataaaaaaaaaaaaagaaaaaaaaaaaaaaaaagaaggaatcaTAGCAAAGTAAGCACGCTTTAGCAATTCTTTTCCCTAATTTAGTCTCTTCTCAATTTTAAAGTTATCTTGCCCAAAAAGGTTCATTGATATGTAATGAGTGTACTAATTAAAATACTACCAAAATAAGAGTACTAATTAATTCTTAAAATGCCCCCAAATATGGACCATATCAACTTATCTTACAAGAATGGTTTGTTATAGCTAATTTGTATAATTAGGTTTCCATGGTATTTGATGCCCTTGAGATCAAATTGCACATGCATGATTGAGttcctttattattataaattttaaatcctcatttatttaagaaaataaataaactaaaaaaatttaaatgtgaACAAATCAATGACATGCTTACATTGTTTGTTAATTAGATTGGGCAAGACTTGGATATCTAGTGTTCTTGTATATTGGATCCGTTCAGATGTTAACATGTGACAAGTAAATGTATCCTAACAAACTCAGTGCATAAAAACACTAGATTCAAGCTATTTCTAATAAGATTTCTATGTAGTTTCAATGTACACTCACATGGATCTTACATGTGGGCCTTAGTTTAGCTGTATCAAATAAAAATGTGCCATTTAATACTTGATGATCATCAAGAGATAGAGACACAGAGAATTAATGAGCAGTATAAATGCAATTTGGG
This genomic stretch from Quercus robur chromosome 4, dhQueRobu3.1, whole genome shotgun sequence harbors:
- the LOC126723931 gene encoding uncharacterized protein LOC126723931 — its product is MSEKSSSLSLSLKMSNNRMDGVEDQEALFHSYPCAYYVQSPSTISHANSTDIRTNNIDESTFHSPVRSETFLTNPTNPNHSIEASRFTLSRYSSSRGSNNSLILHEKKNNSLIAYDVQSNGTAGTHENCENRLIIVDHHGGVDDDEEEEENDEKELYYGRGRGFWRRYCTYRNSDSCLWICLQICWRAILSLGIALLVFYIATEPPPPKLSIKIAGISQFVLGEGVDASGVTTKILTYNCTINLVIDNKSKLFGLHINPPIMEMSFGRLTFAMSYGPKLYAESGSTLYHLYVETKNKPMYGAGRNMQDKLESGMGLPLIFRMRLNSNFRVVLNLIRPKFHHQAECLLVLNRAYDKKHRTQAYNSTCTITS